DNA sequence from the Acidobacteriota bacterium genome:
CGCCATGATCAGCACGGTAGGAGTCGTTGGTGCCGGCACGATGGGTAATGGAATCGCACAGACGTTTGCGCAGTGCGGGTTCCAGGTCATCCTCCAGGACGTGGTTGAACCAGCGCTTCAGAAGGCGCGAGCCACCATCGAGAAGAGCCTCGCGAAGTTCGTGGAGAAAGGCAAGCTGTCGGCGTCCGACAGGGATGCGACGCTGGCACGTCTCACGACCACAACCGACCTGAACGCCATGAGTCAGGCAGACTTCATCGTGGAAGCCGCCACCGAACGCATTGATCTGAAGCTGAAGCTGTTCGGCGAGCTTGATCGCATCAGTCGCGCCGGCGTCATTCTCGGCTCGAATACGTCCTCGATTTCAATCACGATGTTGGGAGCGGCCACCAAGCGACCGGATCTCGTGCTGGGCATGCACTTCATGAATCCGGTCCCACTGATGACGCTGGTTGAGTTGATCAAAGGCCAGGCGACGTCGGCCGACGCGATGGCGGCCGCGACCGCGTTGTGCCAGCGGCTGGGCAAGACCCCGGTCGAAGCGGCCGACTACCCCGGCTTCATCGCCAACCGCATCCTGATGCCCATGATCAACGAGGCCATCTTCGCGTTGATGGAGGGCGTGGGCACACCAGAGGCGATCGACACGGTGATGAAACTGGGCATGAATCATCCGATGGGCCCTCTGACACTGGCGGACTTCATCGGTCTCGATGTGTGCCTGGCCATCATGGAGGTGTTGCACAATGGGCTGGGCGACCCCAAGTACCGGCCGTGTCCGCTGCTGCGCCGGATGGTGATGGCGGGACAGCTGGGCCGGAAGAGCGGAAGAGGTTTCTACACTTATTAGCGTGCTGCCAACGCGGCGGAATGGCGACGGCAGAAACTGCAATCGGCAGCCGCTCAGAAGTACGCAAATTCTGCGCCATGTGATGGCGCAGGCGAAAGTCTCAATAGCCGTAACTTACTGATTATCAAGGCCTCCGCGTTATCTGCGGCGTCATCTTCGCTTGACATAGCGATGGCACGTTTCTAGAATAGGATCCTTCTGTTACATCGCCACCAAGGAGTGTTCATGGCTGTCGACGAACGCAACGAGAGAACCAAGGCCCTGGAAGTCGCCCTCACGCAGATCGAGAAGCAGTTCGGTAAAGGCTCGATCATGCGGCTTGGCCAGAAGGGCGCCATTCTGCCTATTGACGCGATTTCCACCGGAGCGGTCAGCCTCGATTATGCCCTCGGCGTCGGTGGCGTACCCCGCGGCCGCGTGACTGAAATCTACGGGCCGGAGTCGTCGGGGAAGACGACCCTCGCGCTTCAGGTGATTGCGCAGGCACAAAAACTCGGCGGGATGGCGGCCTTCGTCGATGCCGAGCACGCCCTCGACGCAGCCTATGCGCAGAAACTCGGCGTCGTACTCGACAACCTCCTGGTGTCCCAGCCGGACCACGGCGAGCAGGCGCTCGAAATCGTCGAGGTGCTGGTTCGATCGGGCGGCGTGGATGTCGTGGTGGTCGACTCGGTGGCCGCGTTGGTGCCTCGCGCCGAGATCGAGGGTGAGATGGGCGAGGCGCAGATGGGCCTGCAGGCGCGACTGATGTCGCAAGCACTGCGCAAGCTCACCGGCGTCGTCTCCAAATCGGGAACGTGCCTGATCTTCATCAACCAGTTACGCGAAAAGATCGGCGTCATGTTCGGCAATCCCGAAACCACCACCGGCGGGCGTGCGCTCAAGTTCTACGCCTCCGTGCGCCTCGACATCCGGCGCATCGCCAGCATCAAGGAAGGCGAAGCCGTCATCGGTGGACGGGTGCGCGTCAAGGTCGTCAAGAACAAGGTGGCGCCGCCGTTCCGCGAGGCGGAATTCGACATTCTGTACGGCGAGGGGATCTCACGTGAAGGCGACCTGCTCGACCTCGCCGTCGAGCACAAGATCGTCGAGAAGAGCGGCACCTGGTTCTCCTATGCCAATGAACGACTCGGCCAGGGCCGCGAAAACGCGAAGCAGTTCCTCCGTGAGAATCCGGACCTCTGCAAGAAGCTCGAAGATCGGGTACGCAAGGAACTCGGCTTGGTGAGAGATGCGGACGCGCCGGCCGAACCGGTGGCTGAGAAGGAGAAACCGCCGGCGCCGCGTAAATAGCGCAGCGCGCGTCGTCGTTGTCGTGGTCGGATCCGCGTGCTATATTGAAAAGCCCGCGAGGGCCAGACCTCACGTGCCGAGGTAGCTCAGTTGGTAGAGCACTGCACTGAAAATGCAGGGGTCCCCAGTTCAAGTCTGGGCCTCGGCACCACGTAAAGCCAACAAACACAGCGGCTTAGACATTCGGGACAACCGAAGGTCTGTGCGGCGATATTCCCAGTGGTGCCCTGGGTGGTGCTCGGTAGGTCGAAAGTGCCGCTCTACCGCTGTGGCGGCTTCGAGTGCGAATCCAAGTTCAACTTGATGTTGTCAGCCGCCCGCACGGCCGGCGAGTTCGACGTAGATCGAAGTCGTCCGGCAACATCGCTGAGATTCTAACCCGCAGGTCCACTCGGACCTATCCCCCACCATCTCTGACCGTCCCTTTACTCAAGAAGTCGCGTGGAAATCTCCCGCGATGTCGCTTGACTCGTGTAACGTAGTTGCTTTACAGTGGCTCGTGATGGCGGACCGAGTACTGCTCAACTTCCGAATCGATCACGAGCTGGCCGAGGGCTTGAAGGCGGTGGCCGTCCGCGACGGCGTGCCGCAGTCTGAGCAGGTGCGGCGAGCGATTCGGCGGTGGTTGGAAGATCGGAAAGCGATCAAGGCGGAGCGTCCACGGCCGGCAAGCCGCAAACGCTCCTAAACCGTCACCCTGCGTAACCAGGCCGACGATCTGCTGGCTATTCTACCAGCGACCCGCCGGCCTCCGATCCTGGAGGCAGTATGGCAACATCCCGCAAGCGGAAACCTCAACAGTCCCCCGTAGACACACATGAACGCTTCGTGCAGGCTAGGCGCCAGCTTCAGCGAGACGCGCAAGCCCTTGTCGCCGACTTCTTCGCGTCGTTCGACTTCTTGGGCGCGATTGCTGAGAGACAGGACTGTGAGCAGTTGGCCAAGAAACACGCCGCGGCCGAATTACGGATCTCGGAGAGCGGCGATGCGGCCCTGACGAAACAACTGGCCGAAGAGAAAGCGATGTACGCGATCGGCGTGGCAGTTGGTCAGCGGCTGGAGGCCCGCGCGTTCGACACGACTGGCGGTGTCCGATGAGCGCGCCACACACGCCGACCGTTGAAGAACGACTATGCGAAGTGGAGTCGACGCTTGCACTGCTGCTGTTGACGACGCGCGCCCTGTCGTCGTGTGACGAGCTCTGCCTCGACGACAACGACAAATCCGCCGCGTGGGCGAAACTGGACGACCTCACGATAGATGCCCTGGCCAACACGCGCGCAGTCAAACACGCGTTGCCGTTCGCCAGCTCGAACCTTCGCGCGCCCGATGCAGAGAAACGATCGGCGGTGCCGTCATGACGCGCAACGTGCTGTTCGTCAGTGAGCTCATGGAGGCCTTGGGTTGTAGTCGCCGCACCATCGAGCGATGGCGGCGGGCGGGGCGATTCCCGATTCCAGAAGTGTTGCCGCGGCTGGGACGTCGGCCGCGATTCCGTCGAGCGGATGTCGAGGCGTACGTCGACGGCACGTCACGACGACGGCCGGCGGCACAAGGGACAGTACGAAGATGCGACCAGGCTCCAGCGGATCGGCGGGGGAAATTGTCTTTGTGCACCGTACAACGCCGTTGGACGTTCGGACATCCCGATCCTGTAGCGCATGCCGAGGCACAGCCGTTGCGAATGAGCCGCCCCGCTACGGCGGCCCAGTGTCCGTGAGACGGTTGCGGACTATCCGTCCACGAACTATAGTCCACACAAATCACAGCCCCCACGGACAATCAGCGGCATTCTCAGAAGAGCGTTCGACGATCGGAACGGGAACGCCGTAGACGAGCTGCCGCAGGCTCGGAGACCTACCCATGACTCGACGCGACCAATGGATCGTCGTCGCCCTTGTGTTGGTCGTCGCCCTGCTGTACCTGGCGTTCCCGCGCTACGAGTGGCGCCAGGCGACCAATGGGCGCATGACTCGCGTTGACCGCTGGACTGGCCAGGCCGACTTCATGGTACCGGGGGCGGACGGCCAATATGTCCCATACGTGCGTCCGCTGGCACCGACGGAGCCCGTAAAATGACCACCAAACCCACGCTCGCCGCCCTGCTCGACGATTGCTGCGCCCACTACAACAGCCTCGAGGCCAGCGCCGTTTCACTCAGGTATGGAGGTTGTTAGGCTGTAGAAGGTTGACGCCTCCGCGAATGGCGCCAGGCTCGCTGACTCATGCTAGTCGTGGATGTTGACCACGATGCCGTTGTTCGTCGCATGTGCTCCCGGCGACTGCGCGGACGCGGCGCCGGTCGATTCCATGACCGGCAACAACACCCTGAACGTCTCCAAATCGTCGGCCGCTCGTATGATGTGGGCGGCCATCGCCTCCGCCCACTTCACGCCGATGACGTGGTGAACCTGCTCAAGCCACCAGGCGCGCCACTCCGGGCGCCTGAACCGCCAGCCGACTTGCACGTGTGACAGGCCGGCCAGATGTCCGATGTTGCGGGTGGTAGGCGGTTTCCGCTCCGCGCGAAGCGTCAGCCATGCATCCAGGATGGCCCAGTCCTTCGGCGTTGGGTGGTAGGGGGCGGGAACGGTAGGCTCCGGAAGGGTTCTCCGCCAGGCGCGTGGCGTCGCCTGCTGTTCCTGCGAAACGAGTCCGGGCATGGTCGTTCCTTTCAACTGCGCGGGTGTTGCTCATCTCCGGACAACGGACGCCGGACAGGGACAGACACCCCCTCTAAAGAGGGGGGTTGTCCGTCCGCTCTGTCGAGGGCTGTTTGTCCGGACAAGTTGTCCGCCAAATTCGGCCAATGATTACGGGCGCGTTTCGCGTACTCGGGGCGCTTGTCCGCTCGCGTTCGGACAACGTGTCCGAAAAAGTTGTCCGCTCCACTTGTCCGCCCGTATTTCCTAACAAAAACACAGAAACCCCTGTCTTGCCGATGACGTGTCCGGAACTTGTCCGCTCCCGTCCCGAGGTCATGACTGTTGTCCTACCAGCACCTGGAGCCGGCGGGTCAAGTCCTCATATTCCGGTGTGTTCTGTTGGCCGCTGGCATCCATCGCCTCAAGGGCTTGCGCCAACTCGGTGGCTTGCATCAACACCTGTTCCTGCTCGAGCGTCGAGTCGAGGGGCTCTGGGGCCTGCAGGTCGCCACGAAGGGGAACCGGCTTGCCTTGGTCCTGCAGCGTGTCGATCGAGGCTCCACGTGGCCGCAGGCCGAAGGGGCCATTACCCAGGGGAAGGGTCGGGCGTGGGGTCAGGCCGGAGGCGGTGAGTGATGGGCGAATTCTCATAGGGTGACTCCGTTCCGACGTTGTATCCTTGCCCTCGTATGTCCTCAGACGTTCGTGACTTCTGGCTTCTCGTCACGGGCCTCGTCCTCGCCTTTGGCTCCGCCGCACTCGTCATCCGTTGGATGCGGCGGGCGACACCGACACACTGGTCTCGCCCGACGCGTTGGGCCTATCTTGGCTTCAAGTGGACGCTCATCTCGTTTGGCGGATACGCCTGCCTCGGGCTTGCCGTCCAGGAACTACAAGAGAAACGCGTCGGCATCGGCACGGGCGTCCTCTTCACGGTCGTCTTTGCCACCATCAAGGCCCTGATTACTGTTTGGACGACACTACGACACCAAAGCGGCCCAGAATCTCCCCAGCCTCCTGCGCGTTCTGATTCGTGATTGCATCTTCCAGGCGCTTCGCCCACACCCCCGCCCTCATTTGGTTGTTCCGGAGCCAATTGGCTGCAAAGGACAACAGCGGCAGTTTCCCGCTGGCAATCTCGCCCGCGGCGATGACATGCGCGGGGAGACTGACGGCATCGCGGTTGCCCTGTCGGAAGAGCGTCCGATCAAGGGTCTGTTTCGCCTGAATCGCCGCCTTCTGTTGGGCGAACAGGGGTTGTGTCTCTGGAACAGCCGCCTTCACTGAGTCACGGGCCGC
Encoded proteins:
- a CDS encoding ribbon-helix-helix protein, CopG family, whose protein sequence is MADRVLLNFRIDHELAEGLKAVAVRDGVPQSEQVRRAIRRWLEDRKAIKAERPRPASRKRS
- a CDS encoding 3-hydroxybutyryl-CoA dehydrogenase; protein product: MISTVGVVGAGTMGNGIAQTFAQCGFQVILQDVVEPALQKARATIEKSLAKFVEKGKLSASDRDATLARLTTTTDLNAMSQADFIVEAATERIDLKLKLFGELDRISRAGVILGSNTSSISITMLGAATKRPDLVLGMHFMNPVPLMTLVELIKGQATSADAMAAATALCQRLGKTPVEAADYPGFIANRILMPMINEAIFALMEGVGTPEAIDTVMKLGMNHPMGPLTLADFIGLDVCLAIMEVLHNGLGDPKYRPCPLLRRMVMAGQLGRKSGRGFYTY
- the recA gene encoding recombinase RecA, with product MAVDERNERTKALEVALTQIEKQFGKGSIMRLGQKGAILPIDAISTGAVSLDYALGVGGVPRGRVTEIYGPESSGKTTLALQVIAQAQKLGGMAAFVDAEHALDAAYAQKLGVVLDNLLVSQPDHGEQALEIVEVLVRSGGVDVVVVDSVAALVPRAEIEGEMGEAQMGLQARLMSQALRKLTGVVSKSGTCLIFINQLREKIGVMFGNPETTTGGRALKFYASVRLDIRRIASIKEGEAVIGGRVRVKVVKNKVAPPFREAEFDILYGEGISREGDLLDLAVEHKIVEKSGTWFSYANERLGQGRENAKQFLRENPDLCKKLEDRVRKELGLVRDADAPAEPVAEKEKPPAPRK